TTTACGGAACCTTTAGATGCTGATAACAAAAATGGTAAAACTACTACCGGGGAAAATTCAATTGAGTTTTTCCATTCTGAcgatttgaaaatatttcaacGTCTTTTGAAAAGTTATCATGGcgatgaaaaaaaggattttaaacttttaaagGACTTACTATATGTTATGTCATCTAATATACCTTTGCCTTTAAGTGAGCTCAGTGACAATATTACGGggtttattaatattttcccAACCATAGCTCAAACTGTTACGgttattttatcatttacCAAATTCATCGAGGAAATGACAACCCCAAAGAAAAGTGAATTGGCCTTTGAGATATTATCTTCGTCCGCAGACAGTTGCTCTCACTTTGGTGTTTTGTTGAACTTTTTTGCTAAGCAGTTGTTGGCTTTTGGGAGCTTATTAAAATCTGGCAAGACTGATTTTCCAGCAgaacatttaaaaatatatttgcCACTTGTGTTTTCTACCGTGAAAAAGTCTTTTGAGTCTTTAAAGATATTACTCCAGGTATCTTGTgagaatttttatttaattgacATTCAAGGCGATTATGATAAATTGGAAGAAAACTTGAAGTCGATGGAAGAGATTAAcgaaaatagaaaattattttacgCACGTGAACaagaaataattaaatatatagaGATATTATTTGCTATACCTAATTTAATTCCGAAGGACCAGTATTTGATGAGGATGATTACTAGCCAAACAATTGAACctagtattattaaagaATTGATTGAAATACATCAAATAAGAAATAAGTTGGCAAATAAGTTGCATTTGGCTTGATATTTTCGttcattatttaattagttttaattgtctttactttttctttttctttttttttttttttttttctttcccctCCCCCCCTATAGTttactttatattttgtataaaGTTTTGTACTCTTTCGAATATagttgataaaaaatagtttgtgtgtaataatattataattttttttacttccCTCTTCTTCTATAGTCCCCATTTGAATGCATATGCAGTTTGATTAAATAGCCATACATTCCATCACAATTAATGTTATTGTCAATATTACATCATTATTCAcctattttttctttattgcTGGTTTGAATTGCATTATAGATCCTTTCACTCAATTCTACATCACCTAAGATATCACATAGTTCTTGTAAAGTTAAATTTGCCATTTCTTGATTGTTTTTCACATTTGTCAATAATCTGAAGTAATCAATATTTGAAACGCCTGGTATatccaaaatatatttcaaattattGTCACTGTTGCTAGCGGCGGAGTTAATTTTAGTTACAGATACTTCTTCGTCTGAAGTCCCTTTATTAGTGAGTTTAGAGTCGCTGGTAACATTATGTAATTCTCTAacgcttttttttttaccaacGCTAACACTAGTAGCTGGATCCGGTTGTGCTCTTCCATTCTTCAGAtccaaaataatattaacagtTTGCAATGGTGAAGAAGACCATATGATTCTTAAATTAGGAAATTTAATAACTATTTTTGCTAATTGCATTTGAATCTCATCTTGCATTAATTTAGAACTAATAGGATGtgaattgttgtttttatttcttcttgACTCACTAAATGGTTCCAATGAAAACGATTGGTTATCAGAAAATTCAATTAGTAAAGTTGGCAATTCATAATATTTactcatttttttacacTGCTCTACCAACCTACCATTCCTAAAACTTCCAATTAAATCTTGTATGGATTTCCTTTCTACACAGATCTGAGGAGTTAGAATGTAATCGCCAACAGTTAGCATACAAGGTATTACAGTAAATCCATATCTGTAAAGCAAGCCTGGTAATGGTGCATTAAATTCCCTAATAtctacaacaacaaccatTTCCTCAGAATTAAGgagttgttgttgttgttgaccACCTGCGACCCTAGTTGATCTTTTGGAGGATAATTGcacttttcttttagccaaatttttaaattttgataaatcTTCTTCAGTTTCAAAATGTTTAGCTAGGCTTACtctttctttaattaatttagtAAACgcttctttctctttctttatttcatttaaatGCCTTTGTTCCTCGTAGGAATCTCTATAGTACATAAAGTATATTTGGACAGCTGGATTCAATGCTCTATATAATTCAGCTATTCTAATAAATGTCAGATTGGGttcataaaatataatattggCTGGTCTTAATTCATTTAATAGCGCATCGCAATTGACATTAAAATACTtttcaattattatttgatcttgtttatctatatattttgtatttatgCGTCTGGTCTCCCACACTTCATAttctttttgtattttggtATTTTGCATTGTTTTGGTTCCTATTTCCTGGACAGAATTTTCActactaaaaatattatcttcCCCCTTCTCctcttcattttcatcattgTTAAGAAAATCAtcaatttttgttatttcgTCTTGGATTTCTTCTATACTCatagaattattaatatcttCGCCATTACTTGCATTTTTGAGTTTCTTCACAGTTGCTACATATGAGGAGCCTCTGgtccttcttcttttggAACTTTGTGCGTGATTGTTATCATAAATAGCACCTCTAGTAAAGGTAGTAGATAAATCAAGGTTGTTATCATTAGAGGTGCCATTTTCATTATGTTCTGTTGCTATGGCAATAGTGCTAGCTTGCTccgttttttctttaacatCATCAAGAACTTTTTTAGATATGGCATCATCTTTACTATTTATGTAAAGTTGTAATTTCTCCAtcatatattttctaatcctttcttgtttttgaagactaataatttttcttaattgaTTACAGGTGTACCCATTAGAGCACATAATTAAAGTGGAACCATTCATTGCAGTGCTGCTAGCATCATTGTTAGAGTTAACTTCAAGCTCAGCGTGATTTATGTCATccaataaagataataattgCTCCCATTTGGGTAAATGTTCTAATTCATAAATGTTATTAGAATATACCCTCTTCTTAGCATACGATACTACTAACTGACTTTCATCTGCCATTAACCATAAAGATTCCATATATTTTCTAGTTATCGAGGGTTTGTTTGCCTCCATTATTAGGTTAATCATTTCGAAAAAATCAACTGGAtcataaattaataaattttctagTAATTTTCGTAATGTAGCAATATCTTTGACTAGTTGTTTAGCTTCAAAAGATATTCTGTGCCATTGTGGATCCAATATGGAATGCAAGGATCGCATAAAGTTTTCATCTAAAGCGCTGTCTAAGCACCAATAATCTTGCATTTGTAGATCACTAGTTTTCCTATTTAATTCAtctaaacattttttaagACATTCTAATAAACCAAATTGAATTTGAGACATCGAATTTGTTAGAGCAActttaatttcaattaCTTTGGACTTATCCGTGTtaagagaagaagaaacaTCTAAATGAAACCGAGGCCATAATATGGGTGTTTTTAATCTTAAttcctttaatttttgatgCAATGGTTGGAAGCCCTTGGTTATAAAAGATACCGGCGAATCTGACACAGCTTTGATAAACCCCCATTTATTAACTTCCCTATACATTTCTGTTATGAAACCCACAttggaaaatttattgaatttttctacatgtaaaataaataagccTGTAATACTTTCACGGTTAATAACACCTGAAAGGAAATCCACAATCAAAATTCTTGAAGTTATCGATATTATCCCGCCTTGTAAATATAACTTACGTCTTTTATCCACTGAGGAACTTTCAGCAGAAACAATATGAAAATTACGTACCGCTTGGTCGTCAGACACACATGACATTTCGAATAGCTCTTcggatatttttatattatcttCAGGTGTGGTACCCAACAATAGTACCAaactttgtttttcaattccTTTAATTAGGGTAGGTGTGCTTAAAAtgtataataaatttgCCACGATTAATTCCAATCCCAATCCTTTCCCTAGGATTAATAGAGGATCTTCAGCAACAAGCATATCTTGAACAATCGATTGTTGAAATGGCAAATTCAACGAAAGCTGAACATCTACCGGTCTTATGCCGTATATATCAATGTTCTTTTTTGGGTTTTGAGTGATATCTTGGTCATCTTCTTGTTCTATAATAGGATATAATCCTTCATCTTCACTGTCATAGTACGTatatgtaatttttttattttgtgcATATTCCTCATTTTGTTTACTACTActttcattattgttaccgTGAATAGTTTGGTAATTTTGTTGTGGTTTATTCAATTCGGAAATTAAATTAGTattatcttcatcatcttcatctctAACAAACAATGATTCCTTTTCTGGGGGCATTTAGAGTTATAGACCTTTATTGATTAACGAACAATATGTGGTATAGACTATATTTAAGTTATTAGCAGATATTCATCTTGTGATATGTACATCTAACAAGTAGATTAATAAAGAAgttgaataaaataagttaatattttagttGTGGCAATAAGAGATTTAGATTaaaagggggaaaaaaaaaaaaaaaaaaaaggacatGCAGTAAATGCTCGGAATCTCAGCGTTTCGGGATTAAATACTTTGCacataaattttatatgtaatttttgttttttacaAGTTTTTtacaagttttttttttttttttttttttttttttacaaataatttcttttatacGATTTGTGGGATAGAATAGCATtttaatttccatttttatcTTACGCATACAAtgcaattttatttttctttttaaattaatcaTCTTACAGTTTAGTACAAACGAAAAGATTAACCTCAAAGAAGAGAAAGCTAATCTTAGTTTACATAATAATGACACAGGTATCACAAACTATAAGAGAACGCTTCATATTAAATGGAGACAATCCATCTGTTTCGTTGGAGTTTTTCCCACCTAAAACAGAAGCAGGTAAACAGAATCTATTAGCACGTATGGGTCGTATGTGTACTGCTTTAAACCCATTATTTATCACAATCACTTGGGGCGCAGGTGGTACTACTTCTGAAAAGACTTTAGAGCTAGCATCAATTGCTCAAAATGCATTTAATGTTCCAGTCTGTTTACATTTGACATGTACTAATACTGCTAAATCTGTAATCGACCATGCTTTACAAACAGCTCAAAAAGTTGGtattagaaatattttGGCCTTGAGAGGCGATGCACCAATTTCTGACATCTATGAGAAGCAACAACAGGACCAAGAAGGTGGAGGTGGAGATGAGgaaatttttaactttaattaTGCCGTAGATTTGGTTCGTTATATTAAGCAGGTCTATGgtgaatatttttgtattggTGTTGCTGCCTATCCAGAAGGCCACTGTGATAGTGAGGCTGAGATTAATTCAAAAAGTTTTCTACGTgatttaccatttttaaaacaaaagattGAAGCTGGTGCTGATTTTGTAATTACTCAAATGTTTTATGAtgttgataaatttttaagttttGAAAAGGTTTTTAGAGAACAGATTTCTTCAGCTATACCTGTTATTCCTGGGTTGATGccaattaataattttatgaTTTTCAATAGAGCTTCCAAGTTATCACATGCCTCTATTCCGCAAGCCATTCTCGATAAATTTCCCATTGATTTGAGAAGTGATGACGACGTTGTCAAATCTATCGGTGTTGATATCCTAGTGGATATGGTTTCTAGAATATATACAggtaccaatggtagagTTAAATGTTTTCACATGTATACTTTGAATTTGGAGAAATCAATTGCCCAGATTGTCAGTAGGtcaccattattatcacaAATATTGGAGGATGAGCATAATAATACGGTTACTGAGATGGTTATTGCGGATGATTCAGATTCTACTAACAAAGATGATGCTATtgtggaaaaaaagagaagaagACAATCTAGTAGCCATTCACAAGAAAATTATCGaagtattttaaaaaaagatttggatactaatattattacctCAGGTCAACCATCAAGGAAAATGTTAGTTTCTATATCTCAAGGTACAGGCACCTTGGGAAGGGATGCTACGTGGGACGAGTTTCCTAATGGGAGATTTGGTGATAGCAGGTCACCTGCATTTGGTGAAATTGATGGGTATGGTCCATCGCTAAAAGTCAGTCCCCAAACCGCATACAAAATTTGGGGATATCCTAATAAGTTGCAAGATATTGTAAATTGTTTTGTGAGGTACCTACAAGGCTCCATTCCGTCGTTACCATGGTCTGATATTGGTTTAAGTGCAGAAACGGCCTTAATTCAAGAAGAGTTGATTCAACTGAATGAAAGGGGATATTTGACATTATCATCCCAACCTTCCACAAATGCTTCTTCAAGTACAGATAAGATTTTTGGTTGGGGTCCAGTAGGTGGACACGTTTATCAAAAGGCATTTGTTGAATTCTTCGTAGGCAAGCACGACTGGGAACAAAACTTGAAACTTAAATTGAATGGgttaaatcaaaaaactGGCAATAATATAATCACCTATTATATGGGGGATGCAGAGGGTAATTTTGAAACCAATATGGAACCAAATAGTTCAAGTGTTGTTACATGGGGTGTATTCCCCAATAGCGAGGTGCAACAGACCACCATAGTAGAGGAGGAATCCTTCAAGGCTTGGAGAGACGAAAGTTTTAGTATCTGGTTGGAATGGGCTAAATTGTTTCCTAGAAATAGTACTTCtaacaattttttgaaacatATTTATTCTAAATATTGTTTAGTAGCTATTGTATATCATGATTTTACAAATTTTGAAGGATTGTGGGAATCCCTTTTAGATAGTTAGATGTTACGCATGTGCTTGTATCAATAGTTCATATGCATGTAGTTTCTATATAcatgtatatttttctcacttttttttttttttttttttttttttcttttttttttttcttttttgaaaaaatgttttcttctatatttcaaaatgtttctgtaattttctttttttttgaatttaattGTTGTTCATGTAACTGTTGTAACTTAGCTTTCCAGTAATATATCATTTTCCCCTCTATATTATGGTTCCATTCTTTAATAGCGCCTcctaaaaatttaacattTGCATTATTTAGAATGAAAACACCTCTGTTGAAAATTGCACCAGGTaggattattattttagtGCCCAACAACCTAGGCTTTGGTGAAAGTAGAGGATTTAACatatttttacaaaatggAATATAATCAATGTTAAAGGCAAAATACATTTTTCCCGACTTATCCTGTATGGTCAATTTGTagattttgttatttatatcacTATCACtgtgattattattgttgttgttgtctACATCTACATCTACATTAATTGAAGTGaccaaattattttttttttctttattattgggGTTACTTGATGTGGATATTCTATcaactttttgtttttttgggtCTATTTCAGTTGACAAATCATCAAATTGCTGTAATAAGGGTTTATTAATATCTTcgattaaaattatttggaATAAATATGGTTCATCGataattttcatttgaGCATCCAATacattactattattattattgttagtagttgaaaaaagtgaaaCAGAGAAACTTGGTGCCTTATaagtttcaaaaaattgggtttctctttcatttttataagtTGATGGGATGGTGAAATTAGATGTTATATCCACACTCAATGTGGCTTGTTGTGATGAGGAAgtcatatttatttttgatattttttgatagtatttttatctaccaacattagaaaaaagataaaatttgGATTATTGGTGGAAAAAACAAGCCAGTCatatttagttttaaactttatgctttttatttttttatttttttattttttattttttttttttattttttatttttttatttttttattttttattttttatttttttattttttattttttatttttttctaataaaatatatatgttttcatacctatgaaaaaaaaaagtgactGTTTTATCTATCCTTTAAAAcgaaggaaaaaataaaaaataaaaaataaaaaaataaaaataaaaataaaacttacgataaaagagaaatatGGCAGGTAGTATAGAGAGTCTTATGATTATAAACAAATCTGGTGGGTTAATATATCATAAAGAGTTTAATAACGATGCTAATTCGAAACCTAGATTAAGTAGTAATGAAATGTTGGTGTTCGCAGGTACACTACATGGTGCATATACTATAGCATCTCGACTAAAACCCAAAGCCATTCAACTTAAGAACGATAGTAgctataatattaatgctAATACCGCACCAAGAGTCCCTTATGTGCCTGGATTAGGTGTTAATCAATGCAGTGGAACTACGTTTAAAGCACcagattttttttcagaaaGTTTCCCATCATGGAATAAAACAGgtataaaacaaattgaaACAGATGATTTCACTATGTATTGTTATCAAACCTTGACTGGtgtaaaatttataatggTAACACTACCGCACAGCTGGGTAAACGGTTTACAACAGCCAATTAGTGTCGctgataatattttgagAAAGGTTTATTGTTTGTATTCTGATTATGTTATGAAAAGTCCCTTTTATTCCTTAGAGATGCCTATTAAAAACGATATATTTGATAAGAAATTGAAATCATTTATAGCCAGCTTGCAGAgagatttttaaaagagaGGTAAATTTTagtatataatataaattaagattttaattttaactttaatttttctttttcaattattCTATTTATCCTTTTAattatgtttatttgtaaatatttaagTTTAAgtggtaaaaaaagaataaatattattgtattCTGATTAATGGGAAGATTACATCATACAACTAAAACTACACCTGTAGTccgttatttttttttgttagtaAGTAATCCGAAGCCAATTCGGGTTagtattatattatttcaatattaaatgaattaaacgttttcaaattatttaatttaacgTAACGTTTTTAATTGTCACCTTCcgaagaaaatgaaaatgaaaatgaaaatgaacataaaaatgaacataaaaatagaataaaaataaacaaaaaaaaaaaacaacaaggGGAATGGTGTgagtattttattttattttattttattttatttattctt
This Saccharomycodes ludwigii strain NBRC 1722 chromosome II, whole genome shotgun sequence DNA region includes the following protein-coding sequences:
- the RAD1 gene encoding ssDNA endodeoxyribonuclease RAD1 (similar to Saccharomyces cerevisiae YPL022W | RAD1 | RADiation sensitive) — encoded protein: MPPEKESLFVRDEDDEDNTNLISELNKPQQNYQTIHGNNNESSSKQNEEYAQNKKITYTYYDSEDEGLYPIIEQEDDQDITQNPKKNIDIYGIRPVDVQLSLNLPFQQSIVQDMLVAEDPLLILGKGLGLELIVANLLYILSTPTLIKGIEKQSLVLLLGTTPEDNIKISEELFEMSCVSDDQAVRNFHIVSAESSSVDKRRKLYLQGGIISITSRILIVDFLSGVINRESITGLFILHVEKFNKFSNVGFITEMYREVNKWGFIKAVSDSPVSFITKGFQPLHQKLKELRLKTPILWPRFHLDVSSSLNTDKSKVIEIKVALTNSMSQIQFGLLECLKKCLDELNRKTSDLQMQDYWCLDSALDENFMRSLHSILDPQWHRISFEAKQLVKDIATLRKLLENLLIYDPVDFFEMINLIMEANKPSITRKYMESLWLMADESQLVVSYAKKRVYSNNIYELEHLPKWEQLLSLLDDINHAELEVNSNNDASSTAMNGSTLIMCSNGYTCNQLRKIISLQKQERIRKYMMEKLQLYINSKDDAISKKVLDDVKEKTEQASTIAIATEHNENGTSNDNNLDLSTTFTRGAIYDNNHAQSSKRRRTRGSSYVATVKKLKNASNGEDINNSMSIEEIQDEITKIDDFLNNDENEEEKGEDNIFSSENSVQEIGTKTMQNTKIQKEYEVWETRRINTKYIDKQDQIIIEKYFNVNCDALLNELRPANIIFYEPNLTFIRIAELYRALNPAVQIYFMYYRDSYEEQRHLNEIKKEKEAFTKLIKERVSLAKHFETEEDLSKFKNLAKRKVQLSSKRSTRVAGGQQQQQLLNSEEMVVVVDIREFNAPLPGLLYRYGFTVIPCMLTVGDYILTPQICVERKSIQDLIGSFRNGRLVEQCKKMSKYYELPTLLIEFSDNQSFSLEPFSESRRNKNNNSHPISSKLMQDEIQMQLAKIVIKFPNLRIIWSSSPLQTVNIILDLKNGRAQPDPATSVSVGKKKSVRELHNVTSDSKLTNKGTSDEEVSVTKINSAASNSDNNLKYILDIPGVSNIDYFRLLTNVKNNQEMANLTLQELCDILGDVELSERIYNAIQTSNKEKIGE
- the MET12 gene encoding methylenetetrahydrofolate reductase (NAD(P)H) MET12 (similar to Saccharomyces cerevisiae YPL023C | MET12 | METhionine requiring), whose protein sequence is MTQVSQTIRERFILNGDNPSVSLEFFPPKTEAGKQNLLARMGRMCTALNPLFITITWGAGGTTSEKTLELASIAQNAFNVPVCLHLTCTNTAKSVIDHALQTAQKVGIRNILALRGDAPISDIYEKQQQDQEGGGGDEEIFNFNYAVDLVRYIKQVYGEYFCIGVAAYPEGHCDSEAEINSKSFLRDLPFLKQKIEAGADFVITQMFYDVDKFLSFEKVFREQISSAIPVIPGLMPINNFMIFNRASKLSHASIPQAILDKFPIDLRSDDDVVKSIGVDILVDMVSRIYTGTNGRVKCFHMYTLNLEKSIAQIVSRSPLLSQILEDEHNNTVTEMVIADDSDSTNKDDAIVEKKRRRQSSSHSQENYRSILKKDLDTNIITSGQPSRKMLVSISQGTGTLGRDATWDEFPNGRFGDSRSPAFGEIDGYGPSLKVSPQTAYKIWGYPNKLQDIVNCFVRYLQGSIPSLPWSDIGLSAETALIQEELIQLNERGYLTLSSQPSTNASSSTDKIFGWGPVGGHVYQKAFVEFFVGKHDWEQNLKLKLNGLNQKTGNNIITYYMGDAEGNFETNMEPNSSSVVTWGVFPNSEVQQTTIVEEESFKAWRDESFSIWLEWAKLFPRNSTSNNFLKHIYSKYCLVAIVYHDFTNFEGLWESLLDS
- the RMI1 gene encoding Rmi1p (similar to Saccharomyces cerevisiae YPL024W | RMI1 | RecQ Mediated genome Instability) gives rise to the protein MTSSSQQATLSVDITSNFTIPSTYKNERETQFFETYKAPSFSVSLFSTTNNNNNSNVLDAQMKIIDEPYLFQIILIEDINKPLLQQFDDLSTEIDPKKQKVDRISTSSNPNNKEKKNNLVTSINVDVDVDNNNNNNHSDSDINNKIYKLTIQDKSGKMYFAFNIDYIPFCKNMLNPLLSPKPRLLGTKIIILPGAIFNRGVFILNNANVKFLGGAIKEWNHNIEGKMIYYWKAKLQQLHEQQLNSKKKKITETF
- the TRS23 gene encoding TRAPP subunit TRS23 (similar to Saccharomyces cerevisiae YDR246W | TRS23 | TRapp Subunit) — translated: MAGSIESLMIINKSGGLIYHKEFNNDANSKPRLSSNEMLVFAGTLHGAYTIASRLKPKAIQLKNDSSYNINANTAPRVPYVPGLGVNQCSGTTFKAPDFFSESFPSWNKTGIKQIETDDFTMYCYQTLTGVKFIMVTLPHSWVNGLQQPISVADNILRKVYCLYSDYVMKSPFYSLEMPIKNDIFDKKLKSFIASLQRDF